A region from the Rhodospirillales bacterium genome encodes:
- a CDS encoding response regulator gives MSGMSILVTERHQQMRGIVCDILRQFGVQKVAPAAAVSDAFGYFAEHGADLIISDWSPEVDALDFVRRVRHDPLSKDFYAPFIVITAFCDSQRVYLARDAGIHEFLAKPFAAQHLFFRIRSIIEQPRLFIRLADFFGPDRRRRRMVWNGPERREHANRTNTDRRTKNIPVHPDRRGLKVVDSRQEQRSSITSKDRAA, from the coding sequence TTGAGCGGAATGTCCATCCTGGTGACGGAACGGCACCAGCAGATGCGCGGGATCGTGTGCGATATCCTGCGTCAGTTCGGCGTTCAAAAGGTCGCGCCGGCAGCCGCGGTTTCCGATGCCTTCGGCTATTTCGCCGAACACGGCGCCGACCTGATCATCTCCGATTGGTCTCCCGAGGTGGACGCGCTCGATTTCGTTCGGCGCGTGCGCCACGATCCGTTGAGTAAGGACTTCTACGCGCCTTTTATCGTCATTACCGCGTTTTGCGACTCGCAACGGGTTTATCTCGCCCGCGATGCCGGTATTCACGAATTCCTCGCCAAACCCTTTGCCGCGCAGCATCTTTTCTTCCGCATCCGCTCCATCATCGAACAACCGCGGCTGTTCATCCGTCTCGCCGACTTTTTTGGCCCGGATCGTCGCCGCCGTCGGATGGTATGGAACGGACCTGAAAGGCGCGAGCACGCAAATCGGACCAACACCGACCGGCGAACGAAGAACATTCCGGTCCACCCGGATCGACGCGGTCTCAAGGTGGTCGATTCCCGCCAGGAACAGCGAAGCTCGATCACGTCGAAAGATCGAGCCGCTTAA
- a CDS encoding ATPase, protein MRKRDRFYAAVGVRTASQGFAIALDDRPVRTPLGRPLILPTEALAQAVGDEWASQGSVIAPATMPLTGIANTAIDRAREDRNSFRSAVAAYGRNDLLCQRADAPADLVRRQETSWGPWLAWAAERYGARLAVGTGVMPVRQPPEAMAALDDAVGALDEWTLAAAGVAVAAGGSLVLALALVEGRIDGGEAFALAVLDETWQNERWGEDREALGRRDAIAADLAAAGRFARLAREKTS, encoded by the coding sequence ATGCGCAAGCGCGATCGATTTTACGCGGCCGTTGGCGTGCGAACGGCGTCTCAGGGCTTCGCGATTGCCCTGGACGACCGGCCGGTGCGGACGCCGCTCGGACGGCCGCTTATTTTGCCGACCGAAGCGCTGGCCCAGGCGGTCGGAGATGAATGGGCCTCGCAAGGGAGCGTGATCGCGCCGGCTACCATGCCGCTCACCGGGATCGCCAACACCGCCATCGACCGGGCGCGGGAAGATCGGAATTCGTTCCGCTCCGCCGTGGCGGCTTATGGGCGAAATGATCTGCTGTGCCAACGGGCCGACGCGCCGGCCGACTTGGTGCGCCGGCAAGAAACATCGTGGGGGCCGTGGCTTGCATGGGCGGCGGAACGTTACGGGGCGCGCCTCGCGGTGGGCACCGGGGTCATGCCGGTCCGGCAACCGCCCGAAGCCATGGCCGCGTTGGACGACGCCGTTGGCGCGCTCGACGAATGGACGCTCGCCGCCGCCGGTGTGGCCGTCGCGGCCGGAGGATCTCTCGTGCTGGCGCTCGCCCTGGTCGAGGGGCGCATCGACGGCGGGGAGGCTTTTGCGCTCGCCGTTCTCGACGAAACTTGGCAAAACGAGCGCTGGGGGGAAGATCGGGAAGCGCTCGGCCGGCGCGACGCGATCGCCGCCGATTTGGCGGCGGCGGGGCGGTTTGCACGGTTGGCGCGGGAAAAAACGAGTTAA